Proteins encoded in a region of the Candidatus Marinarcus aquaticus genome:
- the rpmG gene encoding 50S ribosomal protein L33 — translation MGNGVSIKIGLKCEECGDINYSTYKNPKTHTEKMAIKKYSPRLRKHTIHKEVKLKS, via the coding sequence ATGGGTAATGGCGTAAGCATCAAAATTGGACTTAAATGTGAGGAGTGTGGTGATATTAACTACTCTACTTACAAAAACCCAAAAACTCACACTGAGAAAATGGCGATTAAAAAGTACAGTCCAAGATTAAGAAAACACACAATTCATAAAGAAGTTAAGTTAAAGTCGTAA
- the rplL gene encoding 50S ribosomal protein L7/L12 — protein sequence MAISKEDVLEYISGLSVLELSELVKEFEEKFGVSAQPVAVAGVAVAGGAAEAAEEKTEFNVVIKDAGAKKINVIKEIRGLTGLGLKEAKAMAEEAGAVVKEGVSKEDAEAAKAALEAAGAVVELV from the coding sequence ATGGCAATTTCTAAAGAAGACGTATTAGAATATATCTCTGGTCTATCTGTATTAGAGTTATCTGAATTAGTAAAAGAATTCGAAGAAAAATTTGGTGTATCTGCACAACCTGTTGCAGTAGCAGGTGTTGCAGTTGCTGGTGGAGCTGCTGAAGCTGCTGAAGAAAAAACTGAATTCAACGTTGTTATCAAAGACGCAGGTGCTAAGAAAATCAACGTAATTAAAGAGATCAGAGGATTAACTGGTCTTGGATTAAAAGAAGCAAAAGCAATGGCAGAAGAAGCTGGTGCAGTAGTTAAAGAAGGTGTTTCTAAAGAAGACGCTGAAGCTGCTAAAGCTGCATTAGAAGCTGCTGGAGCAGTTGTAGAATTAGTATAA
- the rplJ gene encoding 50S ribosomal protein L10, whose translation MTKQQKAEIVDFLSSEFKESQAIVVCDYKGLTHKELETLRKSARENGTKVQVAKNTLVTVAVKNADLGDVQLSGTNIFLWSEDQISACKVADKFATEKKDKFSIKSGIVEGKIADINTINAFAKLPSREELLGMLAATWMAPLTNFTIGLDALRRKKEEEAA comes from the coding sequence ATGACTAAACAACAAAAAGCTGAAATCGTTGATTTTTTATCTTCTGAGTTCAAAGAGTCTCAAGCAATCGTTGTGTGTGATTATAAAGGTTTAACTCACAAAGAGTTAGAAACTTTAAGAAAATCTGCACGAGAAAACGGAACAAAAGTTCAAGTTGCTAAAAATACTTTAGTAACTGTTGCTGTAAAAAATGCTGATTTAGGTGATGTACAATTATCTGGAACAAATATTTTCTTATGGTCAGAAGATCAAATTTCTGCTTGTAAAGTTGCAGATAAATTTGCAACAGAGAAAAAAGATAAATTCTCTATTAAATCAGGTATTGTTGAAGGTAAAATTGCTGACATTAATACAATTAATGCATTCGCTAAATTACCATCACGAGAAGAGCTTCTTGGTATGTTGGCTGCTACTTGGATGGCTCCACTTACAAACTTCACTATTGGGCTTGATGCTCTTAGAAGAAAAAAAGAAGAAGAGGCTGCGTAA
- the secE gene encoding preprotein translocase subunit SecE, protein MDKLKNYYRSCKEELSKVIFPIKEQIRSAYISVFIVVTVISLFLALIDAIMSVSLSSIIN, encoded by the coding sequence GTGGATAAATTAAAAAACTATTATAGAAGTTGCAAAGAAGAATTATCAAAAGTAATTTTTCCTATCAAAGAACAAATCCGAAGTGCATATATTTCAGTATTTATCGTAGTGACTGTTATTTCGCTGTTTTTAGCATTGATTGATGCAATCATGTCAGTCAGTCTATCTTCAATCATTAATTAA
- the rpoB gene encoding DNA-directed RNA polymerase subunit beta codes for MLNSLKSGNRLRVDFAKNPQKIEIPNLLQLQQNSYDNFLMIGQDDRTTSGIEKVFKSVFPIHDAQNRITLDYLGTEVGKPKYDVRESMVRGLTYSIPLKINVRLTLWDLDEKTGEKIGVKDMKEQSLFIREIPLMTDRTSFIVNGVERVVVNQLHRSPGVIFKEEESTTSSSKLIYTGQIIPDRGSWLYFEYDAKDVLYVRINKRRKVPVTILFRALGYSKEDIIKLFYPILNIKIKNNKFLMEFNPDDFTGRLEFDLKDDKGNLILGAGKRLTTRKANALSEGGLKLVEYPIELLMDRYTANAIFDPESGEVLYDALTHLDELKLKKLLDLGFDSFDIANDLATGVDDSIINAFKADAESLKLLKQTEQIDDENDLSAIRIYKVMRPGEPVTKEAAKDFVKKLFFDPERYDLTKVGRMKMNHKLDVSVPEYVTTLTYEDVIKTVQYLVKVKSGHGHIDDRDHLGNRRIRAIGELLANELHSGLIKMQKAIRDKMTTLSGTLEDLMPHDLVNSKMITSTITEFFTSGQLSQFMDQTNPLSEVTHKRRLSALGEGGLVKERAGFEVRDVHPTHYGRICPVETPEGQNIGLINTLSTFSKVNDLGFIEAPYKKVVDGLVTDEIIYMTATLEEGLVIAPGSTKVDSSGKIVEALIEARQDGEILLVERAKVDLIDISSQMVMGVAASLIPFLEHDDANRALMGSNMMRQAVPLLRPNAPIVGTGLEKTVARDAWEAIKADRAGVVEKADAKNIYIRGEDDNGAFIDHYYVNKNVRTNNNTSFGQRIAVKEGDNIEKGQVIADGPSMDKGELAVGVNAMVAFMPWNGYNYEDAIVLSQRLIKEDAFTSVHIYEKEIEARELKHGNEEITRDLPGVKEESITHLDASGIVKVGTFVKPGMVLVGKVTPKGEIKPTPEERLLRAIFGEKAGHVINKSLYCPTSMEGTVVDVKVFTKKGYEKDERAKQAIEAEKSELDIKHHDKLLMLDREEILKINDLLSKSELAKAVEVDGVDYKKGDKIPLDVLNNVNRFAMKKVVASYSGDVENKYNEIKEHFIKEKSALRTEHEEKLQVLEHDDILPSGVIKQVKVYVATKRKIKVGDKMAGRHGNKGIVSNIVPQVDMPYLEDGSTVDVILNPLGVPSRMNIGQILEVHLGLAGKKLGDQIQDMFEAKQADFIEQLRAKMIEIADVAKLMNGKKFVESLSDDELIDYARDWSKGVRFATPVFDGVKEEEFAKLFELAKIDQDGKCVLYDGKTGDKMKERVNVGYMYMLKLHHLVDEKVHARSTGPYSLVTQQPVGGKALFGGQRFGEMEVWALEAYGATAVLKEMLTTKSDDVEGRTKAYRAIANGENVPRSGVPETFFVLTKELKALGLDVEIFDEVEEDNEQ; via the coding sequence ATGCTAAATTCTTTAAAATCTGGAAATAGACTTAGAGTTGATTTTGCTAAAAATCCACAAAAGATTGAAATTCCAAATTTACTACAGCTACAACAAAACAGTTACGACAACTTTTTAATGATTGGACAAGATGACAGAACGACTTCTGGAATTGAAAAAGTCTTCAAATCAGTTTTCCCAATCCATGATGCACAAAACAGAATTACTCTTGACTACTTAGGAACAGAAGTTGGTAAACCTAAGTACGACGTGCGAGAGTCAATGGTCAGAGGCTTAACATACTCTATTCCTTTAAAAATCAATGTGCGATTAACACTATGGGATTTAGACGAAAAAACAGGTGAAAAAATCGGTGTTAAAGACATGAAAGAACAATCATTGTTCATTCGTGAAATTCCGTTAATGACTGACAGAACATCTTTCATTGTAAATGGTGTTGAGAGAGTTGTTGTAAACCAATTACACAGATCTCCAGGTGTTATTTTTAAAGAAGAAGAATCAACAACATCAAGCAGTAAGTTAATCTACACAGGTCAAATTATTCCTGACAGAGGTTCTTGGTTATACTTCGAGTATGATGCAAAAGATGTATTATATGTACGAATTAACAAAAGAAGAAAAGTTCCTGTGACTATTCTATTCAGAGCACTTGGGTACTCTAAAGAAGACATTATTAAATTGTTCTATCCAATTTTAAATATTAAAATTAAGAACAATAAATTCTTAATGGAATTCAACCCAGATGATTTCACAGGAAGATTAGAGTTTGATTTAAAAGATGACAAAGGAAACTTAATCTTAGGTGCGGGTAAACGTCTTACTACAAGAAAAGCCAATGCACTCTCTGAAGGTGGTTTAAAACTTGTTGAGTATCCAATTGAACTATTAATGGACAGATACACTGCCAATGCAATTTTTGACCCAGAATCTGGAGAAGTTTTATACGATGCATTAACGCATCTTGATGAGTTAAAACTTAAAAAACTTCTTGACTTAGGGTTCGATTCATTTGATATTGCAAATGACTTAGCAACAGGTGTGGATGACTCTATTATTAACGCATTTAAAGCAGACGCTGAATCACTTAAACTCTTAAAACAAACAGAGCAAATTGATGATGAAAATGATTTATCAGCAATCAGAATCTATAAAGTAATGCGACCAGGTGAGCCTGTAACAAAAGAAGCAGCAAAAGATTTCGTTAAAAAACTTTTCTTTGATCCAGAGAGATATGATTTAACAAAAGTTGGTCGGATGAAGATGAATCACAAACTTGACGTAAGTGTTCCTGAATATGTAACAACTTTGACATACGAAGATGTGATTAAAACAGTTCAATACCTTGTAAAAGTTAAATCAGGTCACGGTCATATTGATGACAGAGATCACTTAGGTAACAGAAGAATCAGAGCAATTGGAGAGTTACTTGCAAATGAGTTACACTCTGGTTTAATTAAAATGCAAAAAGCAATTCGAGATAAAATGACAACATTAAGTGGTACATTAGAAGACTTAATGCCACACGATTTAGTTAACTCAAAAATGATTACTTCAACAATCACTGAGTTCTTTACATCGGGTCAATTATCTCAATTTATGGACCAAACAAACCCACTATCAGAAGTTACACATAAACGAAGACTTTCTGCACTGGGTGAGGGTGGTTTAGTTAAGGAAAGAGCAGGATTCGAAGTACGGGACGTTCACCCAACGCACTACGGAAGAATCTGTCCAGTTGAGACTCCAGAGGGTCAAAACATTGGTTTGATTAATACATTATCAACGTTCTCAAAAGTAAATGACCTTGGGTTCATTGAAGCACCGTATAAAAAAGTAGTTGATGGGCTTGTTACTGATGAAATCATCTATATGACTGCAACTCTTGAAGAGGGTCTTGTTATTGCTCCTGGTTCAACTAAAGTAGACAGCAGTGGTAAAATTGTTGAAGCATTGATTGAAGCACGACAAGATGGAGAAATCTTATTAGTTGAAAGAGCAAAAGTTGATTTAATTGACATCTCTTCACAAATGGTTATGGGTGTTGCAGCTTCATTAATTCCATTCTTAGAGCACGATGATGCAAACCGGGCACTTATGGGATCGAACATGATGAGACAAGCCGTACCACTGTTACGACCAAATGCACCAATTGTAGGAACTGGTTTAGAAAAAACAGTTGCAAGAGATGCTTGGGAAGCCATTAAAGCTGACAGAGCAGGTGTAGTAGAAAAAGCAGATGCGAAAAATATCTACATCCGTGGTGAAGATGACAACGGTGCATTTATTGACCACTACTATGTCAATAAAAATGTTCGAACAAACAACAACACATCTTTTGGGCAAAGAATTGCAGTAAAAGAGGGTGATAATATTGAAAAAGGTCAAGTTATTGCTGATGGTCCATCTATGGACAAAGGTGAGTTGGCTGTTGGTGTGAATGCAATGGTTGCATTTATGCCTTGGAATGGGTATAACTACGAGGATGCGATTGTTCTTTCTCAACGATTGATTAAAGAAGATGCATTTACGTCTGTTCATATTTATGAAAAAGAGATTGAAGCACGAGAGCTTAAACACGGAAATGAAGAGATTACAAGAGACCTTCCAGGTGTTAAAGAAGAATCGATTACACACTTAGATGCTTCAGGTATTGTAAAAGTGGGTACGTTTGTAAAACCAGGTATGGTTTTAGTTGGTAAAGTAACACCAAAAGGTGAAATCAAACCAACTCCTGAAGAGAGACTTTTAAGAGCAATCTTCGGTGAAAAAGCGGGTCACGTTATTAATAAATCATTATACTGCCCAACTTCAATGGAAGGTACAGTTGTTGACGTTAAAGTATTCACTAAAAAAGGGTACGAAAAAGATGAGCGTGCAAAACAAGCCATTGAAGCTGAGAAATCAGAATTGGATATTAAACATCACGATAAATTGTTAATGTTAGACAGAGAAGAGATTTTAAAAATCAATGACCTTCTTTCTAAATCTGAGTTAGCAAAAGCAGTTGAAGTTGACGGTGTGGATTACAAAAAAGGGGATAAAATTCCTTTAGATGTTTTAAACAACGTAAATCGATTTGCGATGAAAAAAGTAGTTGCTTCTTACAGCGGTGACGTTGAAAATAAATATAATGAAATCAAAGAGCACTTCATTAAAGAGAAATCTGCTTTAAGAACAGAACATGAAGAGAAACTTCAAGTATTAGAGCACGATGATATTTTACCAAGTGGTGTGATTAAACAAGTTAAAGTTTATGTAGCTACTAAACGTAAAATCAAAGTTGGAGATAAAATGGCGGGGCGACACGGAAACAAAGGTATTGTTTCTAACATCGTACCACAAGTTGATATGCCTTACTTAGAAGATGGTTCAACTGTTGACGTTATTCTTAACCCACTTGGTGTTCCTTCACGGATGAACATTGGACAAATCTTAGAGGTACACTTAGGTTTAGCTGGTAAGAAACTGGGTGACCAAATTCAAGATATGTTCGAAGCAAAACAAGCAGACTTCATTGAGCAATTACGAGCAAAAATGATTGAAATCGCTGATGTAGCTAAATTGATGAATGGTAAAAAATTCGTTGAGAGCTTAAGTGATGACGAATTGATCGATTATGCAAGAGACTGGTCAAAAGGTGTACGATTTGCTACACCTGTATTTGACGGTGTTAAAGAAGAAGAGTTTGCAAAACTGTTCGAATTAGCAAAAATTGACCAAGATGGTAAATGTGTACTTTACGATGGTAAAACAGGTGATAAAATGAAAGAGCGTGTAAACGTTGGTTACATGTACATGTTAAAACTTCACCACTTAGTTGATGAAAAAGTACACGCACGTTCAACTGGACCTTACTCTTTAGTTACTCAACAACCTGTTGGTGGTAAAGCATTGTTTGGTGGTCAAAGATTTGGAGAAATGGAAGTTTGGGCTCTTGAAGCATACGGTGCAACGGCTGTACTTAAAGAGATGCTTACAACCAAATCAGATGACGTTGAAGGACGAACCAAAGCGTATCGAGCAATTGCAAATGGTGAAAATGTTCCAAGATCAGGTGTTCCTGAAACATTCTTCGTATTAACCAAAGAGCTTAAAGCTCTTGGATTAGATGTTGAAATTTTTGACGAGGTGGAAGAAGATAATGAGCAGTAA
- the rplK gene encoding 50S ribosomal protein L11, with protein sequence MAKKVAGILKLQIPAGAANPSPPVGPALGQRGINIMEFCKAFNEKTKDKGGFTIPVEITVYQDKSFTFVLKQPPMTDLIKKTSGVKKGSDNPLKNKVGKLTKDQVMEIVDIKIADLNTDDKEQAAKIVAGSARSMGIDVEL encoded by the coding sequence ATGGCTAAAAAAGTAGCTGGAATTTTAAAATTACAAATCCCTGCTGGTGCAGCAAATCCATCACCACCTGTTGGTCCTGCATTAGGTCAACGTGGTATTAACATCATGGAATTCTGTAAAGCGTTCAATGAAAAAACTAAAGATAAAGGTGGATTTACAATCCCTGTAGAGATCACTGTATATCAAGATAAAAGTTTTACATTTGTACTAAAACAACCACCAATGACAGACTTAATTAAAAAGACTTCAGGTGTTAAAAAAGGTTCTGACAATCCACTTAAAAATAAAGTTGGAAAGTTGACTAAAGATCAAGTTATGGAAATCGTTGATATAAAAATCGCTGATTTAAATACTGATGATAAAGAGCAAGCGGCTAAAATTGTTGCTGGTTCAGCTAGATCTATGGGAATTGACGTAGAGTTATAA
- the rplA gene encoding 50S ribosomal protein L1, whose amino-acid sequence MAKVSKRYKALLEKVEADKQYTVVDACAKVKELSSAKFDESVEVALNLNIDPRHADQMIRGAVVLPHGTGKTVRVAVFAKGAKMDEAKAAGADIVGNDDLAEEIQAGNINFDVLIATPDCMGIVGKVGRILGPKGLMPNPKTGTVTMDVAKAVDDAKGGKVTYRVDKKGNMQAGIGKASFSAEAIQENLKTFLAAINKAKPASAKGRYIKNAAVSLTMSPSVNMDVLELMDIK is encoded by the coding sequence ATGGCAAAAGTTTCAAAAAGATATAAAGCATTATTAGAAAAAGTAGAAGCAGACAAACAATACACTGTTGTTGACGCTTGTGCAAAAGTAAAAGAGTTAAGTTCAGCTAAATTTGACGAGTCTGTAGAGGTTGCATTAAACTTAAACATTGATCCTAGACATGCAGACCAAATGATCAGAGGTGCTGTTGTATTACCACACGGTACAGGTAAAACTGTACGAGTAGCTGTTTTTGCAAAAGGTGCAAAAATGGACGAAGCAAAAGCTGCTGGAGCAGATATTGTTGGTAATGACGATTTAGCAGAAGAGATTCAAGCTGGAAACATCAACTTTGATGTATTAATTGCTACACCAGATTGCATGGGAATCGTTGGTAAAGTAGGACGAATCCTTGGGCCAAAAGGTTTAATGCCTAACCCTAAAACGGGTACAGTTACTATGGACGTAGCTAAAGCAGTTGACGATGCAAAAGGTGGTAAGGTTACATATAGAGTTGATAAAAAAGGTAACATGCAAGCAGGTATTGGTAAAGCATCATTTTCTGCTGAAGCAATCCAAGAAAACTTAAAAACTTTCCTTGCAGCTATCAACAAAGCTAAACCAGCTTCTGCAAAAGGTCGATATATTAAAAATGCAGCAGTTTCATTAACTATGTCTCCATCTGTTAATATGGACGTATTAGAATTAATGGACATTAAATAA
- the nusG gene encoding transcription termination/antitermination protein NusG: MAHQWYAIQTHSGSELTVKRALEKLADEMANDRISEVLVPTEDLIEIKKGKKTIVEKPLYPAYAFAKIDLDTALWHRIQSMPKVGRFIGESKKPTPLSKKDIDAILDKVTNRAAAKPKVSFDEGEMVRIKEGPFANFNGIVEDFDMASGILKLNVSIFGRNTPVEISYTQVERVV, encoded by the coding sequence ATGGCACATCAATGGTACGCAATTCAAACGCACTCAGGGAGTGAACTAACTGTAAAAAGAGCATTAGAAAAATTAGCTGATGAAATGGCTAATGACAGAATCTCTGAAGTGTTAGTGCCTACTGAAGATTTAATTGAGATTAAAAAAGGGAAAAAGACAATCGTTGAAAAACCATTGTACCCTGCGTATGCATTTGCTAAAATTGATTTAGATACTGCATTATGGCATCGAATTCAATCTATGCCAAAAGTTGGACGATTTATTGGTGAGTCTAAAAAACCTACCCCATTGTCTAAAAAAGATATTGATGCAATTTTAGACAAAGTAACCAACAGAGCAGCAGCGAAACCAAAAGTTTCATTTGATGAAGGTGAAATGGTACGAATCAAAGAGGGACCATTTGCTAACTTCAATGGTATTGTTGAAGACTTTGACATGGCTTCTGGTATTTTGAAACTGAATGTTTCAATCTTTGGGCGAAATACACCGGTTGAAATCTCTTATACTCAAGTAGAAAGAGTCGTATAA